aatgagaaatttttgttccaaatgagTTAGTCTAGTcaagataaaaatattgaaaattaaggatccatttatttcccaaaaataaataatttaaacaatatttttctaaaagcaATCACTTTTATCGCGTGCAAATATCAATGAGTTGAAAATATATTCATCGTCTACGGagatatttagatataaattgcaTTGGTGATAGATGTagttttttattaactaattattttaaatgatacaaatgattgtttttagaaaaatgattttcaattttttttttttgtgaaataattaAAACCTAAGttgtttgatgttttcttttcaagtaTCATTCTTTTGATTTGACCCTTTGCTGTAATGCACCATTGTTGTTGCATATTCAGCTCCAGTTGTAATTGCTATTGTTGTTTTCTTTCCccgtttaaaaaattatctaatctCCAAGCAAAAATGGCAGGAGGTAACACCCACGTATATGAGGATTTTGTTAGCCAGCCATTAGTATATTTGATAAGTAACTAACTTGAAAATTGTAGGATCTGTATGTTTACGATTAAGTAGaaacaaaaagtttttgttttctgcTTTTCCCGAATACATCCTTATCTAGTATTTTGACACTCCTTAATATAACCCAAATTGTAATAATGCCATATTTATTATAATGGAGAATTACAATATGAAAATACTCAGTAATGtgatatatttttattagtATTATATATAACTCACACGGTTTACTTCTCTTATACTATTTATCATGCCTCTAAATTTTCAAAGGGTCAATATGGATAGAGTATTGCTTCTTACTTTCTTTTCAGAGAATTGCTTTATAGATCACACGCTTGAATTGTCTTTTATGATTCCGAGACACTCGAaactttcacaaaatcaaaatatcgATGCCCAAATCCACATataattttcaacaatttttttaaatttgaatattattGTAAATGTTAAAtggaatataaaataaatttttacctCCAATTAACATAAAACAAATAGTTCCTAAGTCAACGCAGATCAAGCAAAAGaatcttctccattttttttggACGGAAAAAGAATATTCTCTTTAGGAGGAAAGAACGTGGATGCTTCTGCAAGGCGTCAAATGCAcgatttttataaggggaagcattaggctgcgtttggtagttGGGATAAAATTCGAAATAGGATATGATTTATCTTATCTTACGTTTAGTGCTCGCttaggataggataaagtcggatataagagGATATAAAcgaggataaaattatcccatgagggaggtgggataaaggtggataggatttctaatgtccataataggaaagttatttttcttgaataacaaacttattaaattaacaaaattgaaattatatttcaatacaaataatatttgaatactaatttagaaattaaaaataaataaaaattatttttaattaatcttattttaatttatatattcaactttaattctatatTATAATAAACACTCAATCTATATATTaactatttatatttattatatattttaggtactttgtattttaggtatgttagtacagtttactatttgattaaatttttcaaagaatgatgaaaggggaaaaaagaaataataatgaaaataatataaaaagaggaaaaataaataaataaataaataaaaattaaggaatagtgttatgAGATATATTCACCATCtctgtttatgaacatttagattaatttataatgatatgctatttatatatataatgtacATGATATAATGTGAACATATCTGACTTTAATAGTACGATTCACTAAACAATGgacgggatataaaaaaatcccaggatttcatatcctatcctatctagttctatcccgattagaaatctggacgaccaaacgtagccttagtCGATGCACCTCACGGCATTGAAAAGTTGTAAATGAGGTatcatgaaaggaaaaatgtaCACCGAGTGGACTATGATAAACTTTGAGCGGGCAACGAGTTCAAGCACTCTCTCatcaagcattttttttttctggattctGTTTTTGTAATTCATGAGTATAACGTAGAGATTTGATTATTTAAAAGCACACAAAATACCTTGGAAAGCCCAAGCACCATGTTTGCTGATACATAAGACTATAAGATTACTGTTGCTTGTTTTGGCTATGGAGGTGTTGCAGTTGCGAGACACTTCGAAACACCTTATAAGCGATGCACTGTCCCTATTCAAAGCTAAAGCTGTTATGAGAAAGTTGTACCAAATAGACACATATGGCAGTGTCAGAGAAAATCGATCTACCGGCATACCGAAGAGATTGACGAAAATGGATGTAAGCCGAGGCGATATGAAATTCAAATGATTAAAGAGCGCAATGATTCCTACTTAAGCATGAAATGCGGAATGGAGTTTACACAGAGTGCGAATCCTATGGATCTAAGTGCAACACAAAATAAAGTCTGCTAAGAATAAATTACAAGGAATTGAGTGTAAGGAATTAAAAGATCCAAGGAAATGAAAGGTACAAGTATCATACACTTGCTAGCCATGAAGATTTGAGGATCTGCTTTGTGACGtggataattatcaaaaaagtcttaaattcaATTTGGTGAATTGAGCcataaatattttgacgatttgttaaTAGAGTTAATTTAGAGCATTCTGACCGGCAATTGCTAAGGTCTAGGCTCACCTTGACCAGCTATGTACTGCAAATGCTTTTCTAGCTCAAATGCACCGAAGCAGCGGAGAACTTCAGGACGTCCTTCGGGTGGAGGCCCATTTAGACTAATCATCGTCAACATCATTTTGTTGACTCATACTTTAACGACCCATCTCCCTATTGGCTGAAATTTGGGGGCCCTGCTCCTTAAAAGgtccgaggaagaagaaataaggGGAGAAAGCCCCCTTCTCATTTAAAATCCTCCTCATCGTCAACGTCATTTTGTTGACGCATACATTTTTCTCTCATCCCTGTTTGTAGAATTACCTTCGGTATTCTGTGGACTGTTGGACCATCTCCTCTTGCGATTTTATGATATTGTGGACAGATGCCAGGTTGCATTTCACACTGGAAAATCTCGATCGTGACATGATTTTGACTCATCGACGAAGAATCACATGCTCGGAATGAGCACGCAAAAAGAGTAAGCAGCTGATAGAGGACAGATGTCGGTCTCTCCAAGATCGTAGGTCGTTGTAGAAAATTACGGAGGAATTTCCTAGTTTATGGGGTCCAGTGCCTCAAGAAATAATGTAAAATCTTAAACAAAGACCTGGTAGTCCATGAATAATCCCTAAAATTTTGTTGATGCgtgctttccttttttgtcataGTTGACGCATACTCAGGGCCTGctgtgttcatttttttttcatgaacacaATTCCCGTTTTTCTGTttcagagaataaaaatagaacaaaaacgcgtttgtttgcgttttttttccaaatctatttttgttcccgaacacatttgaaacataaataagaaaaaaaaaacttgtttcttgtttttagaacaatttttaagaacaaattttctctctcctatttttttcttctctcttttttttcttttttttatttggctgGTCGCTAGCCTCGACCATGACCGACGATCGGTCATTGAGGGTCGGCGATGCcattgagggccggcgacctcgctggaGTGTCGGCGGcccccgacgaggccgagcgtAGCCGACAcgaggcgaggcttggcctcgctttggccgggcgagctcgagctcgccccgaTCCAACCGAGGctaagctcgcccggccaccggtcgcctagtgaggccgagcctcgcccaaccacggcgaggcttggcctcgtcgagggccggcgagccttgccatggctaggtgaggccgccggccctcgtcggtcggtcgccgaccatggccgaggtcaaggcgaccggccaaaagaagaaaaaaagaaaaagaaagaagaaagaaaataaaaataaaatattaaaaaattagaagaaacaaaaaaataacataaatttaccaaacgtgtttcgattcttttttatttccgtAACATCTGGTAAAAAGTTGGGAATAAGTGTTcctaaatcctaaaacttgtcacgaaaatgcatttcaccataaaacttgcaaaagtgcaaataagtcctaaaacttgtcaaaatagttcaattgagtcctaaagctAACACCGCGGCATTTttcgacgtggcattttaaattattttttatattctagttggctttttaaattattttttattttccagctggctttttaaatttttttattcaattttttaaaaaatatatatttaaaaactaaaattcattttttaaaaattatttttaaaaaaaagggcggaggaggcggccgtccatcgccggaggggccggcgacaaTCGTCGGCCGCCGCCCGACCAAGGCGAGGCCTTGCCGGCCCCAGgagagggccggcgaccctcgcctgGTGCGAGCGAGCCCTCGCGACCCTCACCTGGCGCAGGCGAGCCCTCGCGACCCTCGCTTGGCGCGGGCGAGGGCGCCCAGATCTAGGCACGCCGGCCCTTGCTTGGGGGCCGGTGATTGTCGcccggcccgggcgaggcctcggtGGCCttcgcccgggccggcgaggctcgcctgatCTCGGCCCGAGCACGAGACGCGGAAGTCGCTTGGTCGCGGCGGAGGTCGCCGACGAGGGGACTCGGAACAGCAGTGATGGCGGCGGCCGGCAACTAGCTCGACCGCGCTAGCGTCGAGCACGGGGGAAGCATGGGGAGTGGGCCACTCGCGCGGCCCTCACGCTTTGCGACAacgcccagatccgggcgagccccgccggccccggccgggcGGCCGCCGAGGCCTTGCCCGGGCGGCGACGGCCGCCTCCCCGGGCGAGGCCGGAGTGCCCGGATCTGGCGCCCTCGCTGGGGCCGGCGAGCCCTTGCCCGCGCCCGGCCGAAAGGTCACCGCCCTCgcctcggggccggcgaggcctcgccctaatcgggcggcggcggcgactaTCACCCGTCGCCGACCCTCCGGCAATGGGTGGCcgcctcttcttcccttttttttaacagtttttaaaaattgaattttagtttttaaatataattttttttaaaattgaataaaaattattttaaaaaattagctggaaaataaaaaattatttaaaatactaCGTCAGCGCCatcgtcagcattttccgtcaATAAAATCGACGGTgtcaattttaggactcaaatgaaacattttgataagttttaggacttatttgcacttttgcaagttttaggattcaaatACATTTTCacgacaaattttaggacttctggaacacttatcccaaaaagTTACTTCTCataacagaaataatttttctatttttattatttggaaaaaaatttacgCATCCTTAACCACCCAAAAGTTGAATTTATGTGCTGGGTCTGTGGTCTAGTCAGGCGTCATTTCGCATGCGTTCGAGTGGCTTTGATGATGTCAGGACAACAACGTAAGCATTTGTGGAACCCCAAGTCATTAAATAAAGCCTAGTTctggccaaaataaaaaataaatagattaataAAGCCCTCGTTGCTAGCAACTCGCAAGAACTTAAATAAAAatgcacctctctctctctctctctctctctctctcttcgaccCCCGTCCAAAACAGGAAGCAAATCTACCTCACAGGAAAAATAAATGTATCTTGGAATCACCAAAGACTTAAATCTTTATGAACGAGATCTCTCAATGAGCAGAAAGCATTCTCTTCCTGTTTGGTAATTCACAAAAAAGCAGGGTACGAGAACTAGCCTATTGGTTTAGTAACAGTGCCGAAAGGCATGTTAGCCTCGCACTGGACCTTTCAAGCGTGGAATGTTATTATATTTGCCTACCGAGTGATAGTCAGCACTTTCGTCCTGACGTGGTGTTTATCTTTATCATcatgaaatttccaaatttccTGTTTATCTTTGTCTTCTCGACAGAGAGAAAATATAGTGGTGACATTGCGGGATCTCCCACCCTAAAATGAATCTCCCGCCTACTTCTTCTctttgagccttttaaggatCTGCTCAGGTCCAATCTCTTCTTGTTTGGTAATACACAAAAAAGCAATCTATATCTATTCTTGAGGTTAAACTCCCAAAGCAAAGCACCGTCCACTGTCCGATTGGGGTTGGAGCAAAGGTGTTCTTTTACTTATCAGTGACctcttcaaaattttatttgtcaACCCTTTTATAGGATTTACCTTTGGTATTCTGTGGACTGTCAGATCATCTCCTCTTGTGATTTTCTGATATTATGGACAGATGCCAGGTCGCATTTCACGCTCGAAGATCCCGATGGTGATATAATTTTGGCTTATTGACGAAAAATCACATGCTCGGAATGAGCACGTTTCACGTGTACAAGAGTAAACAGCTGATAGAGGGCAAATGTCAGTCTCTCCAAGATCGTAGGTGGTTGTGGAAAATTGCGGAGAAATTTCCTATTTTATGGGGTCCAATGCCTCAAGAAATAATGTGAAATCTTAAACAAAGACCCGTTATTTCATGAATaatctctaaaaaaatttaatggggCGCTTTCCACGATAGTGACCAACTCATCTATATAAGTCAACTCTGCCAAATGTTGATACCACGGCCAACTATTGCAGTTACTCTCCACATAAAAAATGGATCGCTCGGTTGGATCTTGTCTGATTATCCTGTTTCTGTTCTCATTTCTCATTGGAATACAAGCCCTTAGCTCATCAtttttctctcctccctctctagGGGCAGCAGCGCCCTGTCGTCCTGATCAGAAGTCTGACCTGCTTCAGTTCAGAAAAGCGATGATGCCCAATTCAACATCCTCCTCCTGTCAAACGGACGGCTTTTGGTCCACGACACCAAATATGATTTCCTGGAATGCCGACGAGGATTGTTGTTCATGGGAGGGAGTCATGTGCGATCAGATGACAGGTCATGTGATTCGCCTTGAACTTGGCTGCTACCCCCCAAGCCAGACCTGCTACTCTTCTGTAGCGTCTTCGAACAGCACTAAACTATCTTCATTGGGTTCCCTCAATCTTTCTTCTCCTCACAAAGCAGAAAGGCCATCAGGGTCAAATTCTGATATGCTGCTTCAAAACCTGACCATGTTAAGAATCCTCATTCTCGATGGGTTAAACATGTCTGGTATTGACGTGAGTCGCTTAATGAATCTCCCTCCATCTCTGGAAGTCCTCAGCCTCAGTTCCTGTCAATTGCGCGGCACGTTAGCAgcaaacattttccttttgccaaagCTGACATGTCTCAATTTATCAGGCAACAAGGAGCTTTCGGGTTACTTACCTGAATCAACTTGGAACAGCTCTTTGAAGGTTTTGGAGTTGTCCTCCACAGGCTTCTCTGGAGTATTACCGGAGTCAATCGGTGACCTGCATTCTCTGGAGACACTCTTGCTACAGCAGTGTAATTTCATTGGCTCTATTCCGTTGTCACTTGGTAACCTAACACGACTCACCAGATTGGAATTCTCATCGAATAAGCTTAGTGGTGAGGTTCCTCCAACTCTGTCAAACCTTGATCGGCTCACTCTGCTCAATCTTTCCTTCAACAATTTCACAGGTCCGATACCCAATGTCTTCGACAACAAGACACAACTTCAAAAACTGCTTTTCTCACATAACCACTTCGAGGGCCCTATTCCTCCGAGCATAAAAAATCTTTCCAATCTAGCCCgactcgagatttcaaataacCACATTTGGGGGTCTATACCATCATCACTGTTCTCTCTTCCATCCTTGACGAGGCTAGACCTCAGTAACAATAGGCTCAGTGGTCACGTCAACGAGTTCCTTGCTGCACCCTCATTAGATTATGTTGACCTGAGTGGTAATAAGTTGCGTGGCTCAATCCCAAACTCGATTTTTCACCTTGGGAACCTCACCTACTTGAGAATATCTGGAAATAATCTGACCAGTGTTTTAGACCAACGATTGCTCTCGAGACTCATAAATCTAAAAGATCTCGATCTTTCAGACAACATTTTGTCACTGAGCAATAGCATAACTATCGATCATGTCTTGCCGAAACTTTCAAAAGTCAGTCTTTCTGGGTGCAACATTACTGTAATGCCTGCATTCTTGAGAAATTCAACCAGCGTGGAGTATTTAGACCTGTCGCGCAACATAATCCACGGTGATATCCCGCCATGGATGTGGGATGTTGGGACTGAGTCATTGTCTTATCTCAATATATCTCACAACTCCCTCACTAGCTTCGAACAAGTTCCATGGGAAAATCTTATAGTCCTTGACCTGTATTCGAACTTGATCCAAGGGCCGTTTCTACCTCTATCACTCCCGAATTTGGTTCGCGTCTTCTCActggctagaaatcaagtgacGGGCTATATCCCTGGCTCTATTTGTGAAATGAAGGGCCTACAAATTCTTGACCTCTCTCATAACAATTTCACTGGAACAATCCCTCACTGTCTAGGGAACATCAGCGACAGCCTTGTAGTGTTGGATCTGCAAGAAAATGGACTTTCCGGCACTATCTCCCTCACATTCGGCGAAAATGCTGTCCTGAGAAGTCTTCACCTCAATGGAAACAAATTTGAAGGCCTGTTGCCACGCTCTGTAATCAATTGCAAGCAACTTGAAGCGCTGGATCTCAGTGGTAACAAGTTGAACGATACTTTCCCAAGATGGTTGGAAATACTTCCTAGCCTGCGAGTCTTGTTCTTGCGATCAAACAGACTTCGCGGCTCCATAGCCAACCCCAGAACTGAATTTCCCTTTCCGCAGTTGCGCATTCTCGACCTTTCCTCCAATGAGTTCACCGGTCCTTTGCCCAGCACCTACTTTGCAAAGCTGAAAGCGATGATGTCGACTGATCAGGATGGATCCGAGTTGCGATACATGGACCAAGGTTACTACCAGGATTCCGTGACTGAGATTATTAAAGGAATTGAAGTGAATCTCCCTAAAATCCTAGTGACCCGGACGACCGTTGATCTATCAAGCAACAAGTTCCAGGGAATGATTCCGGATGTAATAGGAGAGCTAGGATCACTCAAGGGGCTCAACCTTTCTCATAATAATCTCGACGGCCATATACCATCATCTTTGGGGGACCTTTCCAAGCTTGAGTGGTTGGATCTTTCTTCAAATGAGCTTAGCGGGATGTTACCAACCGAATTGACAAATCTCACGTTTCTGGAGGTCCTAAATGTCTCTTCCAATCAACTAACAGGACCAATTCCTCGAGGGAACCAATTCAACACATTTCAAGCTGAATCCTATCGTGGGAACCTAGGATTGTGCGGGTTTCCATTGTCCAAATCTTGTGCTGATTCCAGGGCGCCGGGGAAGCTTCCTGTCCTGCCTGAAGGCGGGGTTCACTTGGTCTTTGCAGATTTTGTCGAACCAGAGGCCGTGGAAATAGGATTATTATGTGGCATAGTGCTCGGACTAGTCATGAGTAACTTGCAATATCTTAGATCCTTTTGGCGAGCAAAGAGAGAAGTTAGAAAGATTGCTAGGAAACATATTTCTCCGGTGGGCCCTTGAAACTAATAAGGTTAATAACATTATTGGTGAACCATCGAaagattagattagaatagaagatatgatttgattctgcCATAggaagattagattagagtaagagatatgaattgattttgattattctAATTGCGAGTTATTTAATCCGATCAATCCGTAAgattaaatatttgaaatatagaATAGGAAATCTGGTTGTCTTCTTAATATAAATAGCAGTATGTACCGTAGAAGCAAAATGTGTATTATAGCTTTCGGTAAAGAACATTCTTCTCTTGGAAAATTTACCTTTGAATCATTGCTTTCTTAATTCCTCTGATTTTCTTCTTGGTATTAGAGCCTTATACTAAGAgccaattttatcatatttgttTTCATCCTTTTCCTTGACtccgtctttttttttttttttttttttgcccgaGGAACCTCTTTGGGACGATACCTGCCACATAAACCCCTGTGTGACGCTAGCCCAAGACCCACTACCAAATGCGCCACACGTAATACACCTAATGGTCTGCCAGCCTCCCTGCAACTTGTGTTGCAGGGGCTTCAAACACCTGACATTTCCCTTCAAAGGTAGGAGCCTACCCAGCAGATCCACCACAGCCAGTGGTAGTTTGTCTCTTCTTCATCTACACAATCATGACGGAAAACCCAAATCCAAGATACCCATACCCTATACATGCAAACATTTCAAACTTTTGTGACTATCAAATTTTCCGAAGGAAATTTCAATCTATGGTAGACACAATTTCTTCACTTCATTAGAAGCTAGGATTTGTTGGGTCTCATCATTAGTCGAATTCAAACTCCACCACTCAAAATCTCATGCACCgaaagggaaaattttgaagATGTCCTTAACCTGGAGTATTAGCAATGGTATCGTGCTGACCAACTTGTGTCGTTATGGATCACTGGATCCGTGTGTGCTGGGACTCATAATCGGTCTTGAATTGGCTTATAAGGTATGGAACACATTGTATTGTATCGTTGTTTTACTCAGAGATCTATGGCCAAAGAATTTGAATTAAGGGGTAAGCTTCAATCCTATCAAAAGCGCAATAGGCCCTTAACCGAGTACTTGCATGAGTTCGAATTGATTTCTGACCAGTTAAACATAGTTAAGAAACCGATCAATGAAATCACAAAGGTCTGTGGTGTTTTAGAGGGTCTCGGAAGTGACTATGAGACGTTTAAGACGACTATGTATTGTCTCAAATCTGAGCTGAGCTACGAAGACGTTATTGCTTAGCTTGAGAGGTATAAAGTGCAGCACAAATTATTTGTCGAATCGAATAAACCCTAATTTGGCATCTACTGGTGAAAAGATTGACTAAGCAGTgcaattaattcaagttcatttATTTCAACATTTGTTTTTGTTGGCCAAAGAAATTTTAACAGAGGTTCTGAAGGAAATAGTAACAGGTTTGACAATAGAGGAAGAGACCACGATTTTCGTAGAAGGAGATTTAGAAATTATCCCAGATTCTATAACTATGGACCCTCGGAAACTTTCAATGATTCACCTAGTGGTTATTAGTCTGGTGGTTCTCAATTTGGTGGAAATTATAGACCAAATCACCTTATCAGAATGAAGGCTTCCAATCCTATACAAACACTCCAACTAAGATTGCTAATTCAAAAGAGTATCCACCTGTGGGTGGTAATTTTGCTTCGAACATATAGTTTTATATGGAGACGCGGACCCTAGAATGCCATAATTTGGcagaaagtgacacttaaatgccataacttacaaaatgtacacttaaatgctaaaatcagagcaaaatggatcacttgagtgtcaatccggccaaaatctagctaaattgcatacgtggcatttttccagcGAAACAAGCCTAAACGACACCGTTTTACAtgccgacgtggccaaataatgcaaaaaaataaCGTTGTTTTAAGTTGacgtgataaaaaataatataaaatttaatttaatttaaaatttaatttagttaaatattaaaaataataattttaaaattaaatttagttaaatattaataattaataattataataataataaaaaagactgcctcctcgccgtcgcctAGAAGGGCCAGCGACTGAGGGGGGAGGTTCGGTCCGGGTCGCTGGGCCCTGGTTTTTACCATATTAGCCCAAAACGACattatttttgcattatttggccacgtcgcgcgcaaaacaacgtcgttttgcactcgcttcaccggaaaaatgccacatcagcgtTTTGGCCGAACTTTGGCCGgggtggcacttaaatgatccgtttttcttcgaatgtgacacttaagtgtacttttcgtaagttatggcacttatcCCTTTACTTAAGTGTCCTTTGtaccaagttatgacacttgaggTATATTTTTGCCATTTTATATGGATAATAAGAAGCTTCAATGTCAAATATGCAAGAGGCTGAGACATGACACTATATTACTAGTACCACTTTGATAATTCTTATCAAAACGAGCTAATACCAAATGCCTTAGCTATTCTTCACTTGGAGGATGATCAAGGAGGAGATTGGTTCCCGGATTCTAGGGTAACAACTCATATCACGTCATCAACTAGTAACCTCAATTCTTTATCTCCTTACTATGGTTCAAGCAAAGTAATGGTGGGGAATGGAGTTTTTTTGCTCCTTACCCATATTGGGTCGATATCTTTATCTATTGAACTACATTTATTTCCTTTAAATGAGATTTTAATGGTCCCAAAGATTAAGAAAAACTTGATTTGGGTGTCTAAGTTAACTGACATCACCCTCGCCCCGATAGAATCTTTTCAACGGTTTAAATCCTATGTAGTCTTCATAGACAGTTTTTCACGGTTCTCATGGGTGTATCCAATGAAGAGAAAGTCTAAGGGATTTTTCCATCTTTGTCATGTTCCAAAATCTTGTTGAGAACCAATTTGAAAGTCAAATTAAATCTTTTCAATGCGACAGTGGAGGGAAATTTAATAGCAGCCAGTTTATTAATCATTTGAATGAGAAAGGAATTAAAATGTTGGTCTCCTACCCATATACGCTAGAACAGAATGGAAATTATGAGAGGAAACATCGGCACAAAATTGAGTTAGGTCATTCTATACTCTATTATGCACAAGTACCGTTGATGTTTTGGGTCGATACATTCCTATCTACCACATTTCTCATCAATATGCTGTCATGACCAGTGTTGGGAATGAGTAGTCCATTTGGGAAGCTCTTTGGCAAAGATTCTGATCATGAGTTTCTTCGATTTTTTAGGTGTGAATGCTATCCACATCTTAGATCGTATGGTGCAACAAAGTTTAATCCATTCTCATTACCCTGTGCTATTCTAGGGTATACTCAGAGACATAAAGTTTATCAGTGTCTTTATCCACCTATAAGAAGGGTGTATGTAAGTTGTCACGTGACATTTGATAAAATGAGATTCCCATTTTCTGATAACTTAGGGATCATTTTTCCTAGGTATTCATAGTTGTACAAGACTTGGTTATAGGAGGTGAAATTCCTTACTAGACAATCTGAAACAACAATGAGTGAGGACAAACATCACAACACACGAGCGTGGGACTTCTATTTGATGATAAAAGCTCTGGACAACAAAATTAGGAGCTGCCTAATGAGACAAGCATGCAACAACTATAGTTGGATTCACAAGTTTCATGCATAGACTGTGAAACACATGAAGAAGCAACAGTCTCTGCCTCAAGTGATTTACTAGTTCCATCCACTCAACAGCAGTCTACTCACCCAATGCAAACAAGGTTGatcgaaaaattaaagaaataagtggCAATTGCACCAGATTTTCAACATTTCCAGCTAATTGAATGAGTTAACTGCAAATGAATCAGGACCAAATAATATTGTCAAATGCCGTCCGACCTTTATATCTTCATTGGAGTTTCTCTGCAATATTACCAATCAGCTGAGTCATCCT
The window above is part of the Eucalyptus grandis isolate ANBG69807.140 chromosome 6, ASM1654582v1, whole genome shotgun sequence genome. Proteins encoded here:
- the LOC120294524 gene encoding receptor-like protein 35 — its product is MPNSTSSSCQTDGFWSTTPNMISWNADEDCCSWEGVMCDQMTGHVIRLELGCYPPSQTCYSSVASSNSTKLSSLGSLNLSSPHKAERPSGSNSDMLLQNLTMLRILILDGLNMSGIDVSRLMNLPPSLEVLSLSSCQLRGTLAANIFLLPKLTCLNLSGNKELSGYLPESTWNSSLKVLELSSTGFSGVLPESIGDLHSLETLLLQQCNFIGSIPLSLGNLTRLTRLEFSSNKLSGEVPPTLSNLDRLTLLNLSFNNFTGPIPNVFDNKTQLQKLLFSHNHFEGPIPPSIKNLSNLARLEISNNHIWGSIPSSLFSLPSLTRLDLSNNRLSGHVNEFLAAPSLDYVDLSGNKLRGSIPNSIFHLGNLTYLRISGNNLTSVLDQRLLSRLINLKDLDLSDNILSLSNSITIDHVLPKLSKVSLSGCNITVMPAFLRNSTSVEYLDLSRNIIHGDIPPWMWDVGTESLSYLNISHNSLTSFEQVPWENLIVLDLYSNLIQGPFLPLSLPNLVRVFSLARNQVTGYIPGSICEMKGLQILDLSHNNFTGTIPHCLGNISDSLVVLDLQENGLSGTISLTFGENAVLRSLHLNGNKFEGLLPRSVINCKQLEALDLSGNKLNDTFPRWLEILPSLRVLFLRSNRLRGSIANPRTEFPFPQLRILDLSSNEFTGPLPSTYFAKLKAMMSTDQDGSELRYMDQGYYQDSVTEIIKGIEVNLPKILVTRTTVDLSSNKFQGMIPDVIGELGSLKGLNLSHNNLDGHIPSSLGDLSKLEWLDLSSNELSGMLPTELTNLTFLEVLNVSSNQLTGPIPRGNQFNTFQAESYRGNLGLCGFPLSKSCADSRAPGKLPVLPEGGVHLVFADFVEPEAVEIGLLCGIVLGLVMSNLQYLRSFWRAKREVRKIARKHISPVGP